The genomic stretch AACGATCACTGCCCGCTCtgattattataaatgaaagGAGTTCAGGCTATTAATTGTTTTCTGTAACTTttcattaacaaaattgaattgaatttttagatCTATGGCTGGCACTTTCAACAGTAATTTATTGAAGTTTAAAATTATGGAGAGTGTCCCTATAAAAATCCGACAATTTTGTAACTTGACACTATTTTTCCGCATTGTacacatattttaataaaacaaaacacattttacttttgaaaactCGTTAACAACCGTAAGGACTATTGAACACATTCCTCCTTCTCCattctttttttgaataatatagaTTGTTTTCCTCTATGTAAATTTGATTAATTGTAATATTGGTTgatgtttttatgtaaaaagtaaGCACAAGGAGGTGAACCCCTAAATGCATTACGAATTTTCAACTTTATGTTTAACATACCTTTTTATCTCGAATATCTTATCTATTTGCGTAATTATTGGGGCTCAGTAGgcaaaaaagaataattttagtTCACCAGTTAtgtgaatttatataaatattagttttacaaCGTAACAGTTACTGAGCTGAGAGAAGTTGTTTAACTAAAAATTCAGGCCGATTGGCACTTTACATGTACTAGATTTATGAGCAGGTTTACTTTGAagctaataaaagaaaaattttgtaattacaTTTATCAGAACTACAAATTGAAATAGTCACATTTCTGCTTAAGTTTGGAACAtctcattttcaaataacttaaaatttcttttttagaaCATATAACATGTTGGGTTGTTACTTTTGGATTGAgcttcttgaaataaaatacagtGATGTAggaaaaaactttgtttttatttctaagaCCTATCACATTTTATCTAaccacaacattttttaaagtttttgaaTGACAAATTCCTTTTCCTGTTACCTGAAATGgtacatttttataacaaacttgCAATGTGTCATTAGTATGCAAATCTGGAGCtacagtttcaaaaattttctttttgggATTCATAATAGAATCAGGTTGTCTGGTATATCCTTCACAGTGTACTAGATCACCAGGATTACTGTTTTCAGGTGGTattattgtttcaataattgATCCGCCTTCTTCAGTTTGAACGGCACACATTACCATAGCTTCTGATGTAATACCTCTCATCTAAAACAATAATCTTAAGGCGCATTTTAGCAAATGATTGAATTTTACCTTCACAGGTTTCAAATTACAAAGAACAACAaccattttattttgtaaatccTCCATTGGAACGTACTTGACTAAACCAGAACAAACGGTTCTTGGTTTTTCTTCTCCTACATTAATTTGTAATACGTATAGGCTATCTGCATCAGGATGTCTTTTAATATCCTCAATTTTTCCAATGCGTAAATCCAGTCTTCCTACATCTATTGGTAAatcatttgaagatttttgttgatttacaGGTGTGtcctttttctctttttttggcTTAGTAGGGGCTTGTACATTTTCTTTAAGAACTGGCTTTGCATCTGGAATTTCCGGTGTAAATGTACTTAATGGTTGATTTGGAATAGGAATTTGTTTAATTCCATTCCGAATTTCTAATTGGATTAACTTATTTTTCGCATCTTCTACTGCTGCCACGAGCTTAGCATTTTCTTCCTGTAATTGTCTAGTTAAAATAGCATTGTATTCGTTGTTCAATATGTTTAgctataacaaaaaagtttttttaataatataaaattgttccTAATACTAacattaatttagaaatatctTTATATTACCTCATTTTTCAATTCATCTATAGTTTGCTTCGCTACCTGAGCATTTTGCTTAATACGTTGTATAGCTTCTTTACCAGACATtctgaaatttattttcgtcACAAAAAAGATGTGACCCAACCTTAAATACATTTATGTGATCGGTAACCTAATCTTGATATATGACATGATCTGTCAgattttcctcttttttttttcattatggCTAATTACATTAATTCAATAGTCAACGTTGCTAGATAGTCTACTGGAATCCCTCGTATAGAAACGAAGAATTTTTATATAGGTTGGAACCTAATTCTGTTTTTCTACTCtattaatttagtgaaattatGGTTAAAATCGTGTAAACGTTGAGCTTGAAATGCATATAACATCTTTAATGCGTAATGTTCTTTACAAAGCATCTTTTAGAGTGATGAGTAAACCTATAATGACAACTCCGAGAAATCTACAAGAAGTCCTAGATGATTTAAAGGGAAATCCGTTTTATGATAAATATGCTGAAAAAATCGCAAAATTACATAAGGAAGATCCAAATGAGTTAAAGGTACGCTTGGAAAATgccaataagaataaaaaaaagaaagcgGACCCTATTGAACAACCCAATCGACAATACTCTCAATTGTTACAACCTAAAGAAAAGTTGTTAGAACCTACGCAattgaaacaagaaaaattggATAGTATAATGAAAACGGATTTAATAGAAACCAAAAACAgcgaagaaataaaatatatttgggaAGAATACCATAGGAAAAAAGAGCATTGCATTGCAGCAACAATACCATCGGAAGATTATataaaactaaatgaaaatGCTGCAAAATATCCTACTTTTTTATTTGCTCTGCCTCGTTCCCAAGGTTATGAATTTATTATGTGTCAATTTGCACAGAATACTGTTCACTTCACACCTCTATTATATTATCAAGTTCATAAAGCAGATGCCCCTGAGTGTTTAACTATCACTCATTATGATGAATATAAGGATACTAAAGGACTAGTTTTAATGAGAGGAGagtatgataaaaatattatcaatgcACAGGAGGCACAATGTCTGGCAAATCAAATTCAAATGTATTATGTACAACACGAccctgaaaagaaaaaattgctaGAGGTGTTTACTAAAGAGCCAGATAAGTTCAAGCATACTGATCTGATTAAACAGATTGAGAACTTGtcaatttcatagaaaaattgaaaatatgttaatgtAAACTTGTACATAGAAATGCCAATAAAAGTCTTGCAAATTATTTCATGGTTTTTATTTAGAAACTGGTACAGAAAGCCATACTTGTTTTTACAGCATTGAATACAATTACAAATTAAGTACTCAATTCTATTCTATTCCAATAGAATAGTTGAGTAATTGTGATGGTAAAGTGTAGACTTGCAATATGAAGAAAACACTAGTTTACTTCAGACTACGCAAATgaacttttattattctttttactttttaatgaaaaaaattttgtgaaaatttgattacaatATTAAGGGGcgtttcacaatatttttttcatcatcatgTTAATAGTATCCTTAAAAAAAGTCGTTTTTTGCCCAATCTAGTATATATGCCTATAGTTAGTCAAATAAAAAGGtttcttttataaaacaatttattttcgaacCATTaacatgtttttaaataatatctgtatagaataaaaatatttactggGAAGAAAGACTATTATgcaatatattattttcctgGTGGTATTTGGGACAGTTGTCTTAACTGTTTGAGAACTGTATCAAGAAGTTTCTTTTTATCTCTCTCACTTTTTTTCAGTACCGTAAACATAGTTTTCTTGTCACCTTCTCTTAatctacaaaatattcaaatataaacttCAGCTTTTCACCAAAATTAAGTCATAAATTTGAtttcttaattttaaaaaatataatgaatttgaGCAAAAAATTGCTATCTATTATAGAGGGAGAATTGAAACTTGACAAACATGaaagtaatatatattttaaattcaaccATAACTGTTGAAAAAATAGGGAGAGAAAAGTGTCTCCTACAAAAGTAGACTGATAGTTATAACTGTCAACAATATGACCATTAAGACGACCTCTTTCAATGGCCATTATGTCGTGTTGATCTCCATTATTAcatttatatacatacattGATTGAATGCAGTATTGTGTAAACTGAATTATCAACCATCACTCCTGGCAGCGTATGAAGACAAGTCGGTCTCATGAAGATACTCCATGAAAATATCTACCTATAAAAAACCTACTTCTGTCTTAGTTTATGTCAATTTCAATCTGTTCACATCACTTGTAGATGTCTTCTTTCATGAAAACCTAAGAAAAAAGTAACTTAATCCCTTTCTCCCGATTACCATCAAAGACAAAATGAATTCCACATCTCCAAACGCACTCCTTCATCCCTTGTCAATATGCTGATTTTTTACGGTTCTCCTATAAACTAACAGCTCCAGTATAAAgagtatttttttacattcattaTCCTTTTAGGTTTCATGAATTAAAAttgatcttcatttttttaacaagcaataaatacattttttatacagtTCTTTATTGTGTAGTTGTTTTTTTgctgtttgttttatttgaaatcaatttgTATATACTTGTATAATAGGAAGACAACTTTTGTTTTGCCCGGAGCGTTCAAAACACTAAAATATGCCTTGTAGCCTAGTAAACTCtttcatcagccaaatggcGGATAGAGGGTATAATCCAGTCACAACTGTACCCTCCTCTTGATCCAATTGATATAAAACAAATCCTATATGACCAGTTgataattttacataaaatattgcCATATGCTACATAATGAGGAATTTATGATTAATAGATTACCAATGCTAATCacaatcacaaaaaaatattttatatcagaCCGTACCTTGCAAAGAAAACACTTACTTTTCTAAGAGTACTATCGCAATATCAGGATTTACTTTAGAGTATTTACTAGTGTCTTGTGCATAATCATGGAAATATGTAGGCCAATCCCACGATAtgaataaatctaaaatttctCTAAGACTCTCAAAATATGAAAGCAGTGCTCCTTCTGGTAAATCTTTCACTGGTTCAGAAGCTGCAAattctacaaaaacaaaaatttaaattcaataagttgatttttaaatacataatcTGAGTcggcataacttcctttttgaacactttaataaacttattatttgCATTACAAACTTTTCATtctaagtttttttaattatttttgaaaatcaaatcaaGTATTTGAGATTTCCTAATCTCCATGTATAGAGTAAGACGAATACTAACATTTGCCAGTGTATCAGGCATTACATTGGTAGTGATTTCTCATAACAACCATCAATGCTTTTGCAGTGTATGCCATTAGAACAGTCTTATTTTAACCCCTTGCGGTGGAAGTCATAACTTATCCAACCGCaggaaaaaaaattctgtaaCAAGTTAACAAATCGCTCGAAAAGTAGTGtcactgtaatttttttataagaccaggaatcaatattcaatttgagTAAATTATATACCACTTTGGGATTTTAGGAGAAACACTGGAAATGGCTTCTAGAAAAACTGCACTTGCCTTCCTCTAAAAAATGAAGTcacattcaaaaaatttctgcAATATTGCTATCTTGTATAGATGGAAAAGATGTTCATTGAAAAGAAAGGAAAGGAATGATTGAAAAGTATGACCTGTATGATGTATGATTGCAAATGAACTGTGTCAGCACTGCCCATGGCGAgcattttaaaaaaggaagtaaTGCTATCAGAACGAGTAGAAGATACAAAATATGTCATCTTAGTTTATCAAATGAGTATTACGTACGTTCACATTGTAGTAAATCTAAATTGAGTTGGTTAAGGGCTCCCATCGagatttgtttaatttcttcaTTCATAAGCATTGCAAATAAAGATTTTGCTATATGATCACATGCAGATTTGCAAGCAATTTGGGCGGCTTCTAACTGTAATAAAACATGTTCTAAAAAGCGATTATGTGATTTTGAGAATACTTACAGGTATATTTGTAAAACTTTGGAATGTAGTTTGAAGAAATGCTATAATATCAGATATATAACTGGAAGCGTGTCCTTTAGGTTCTACTAACAGCCAATCGTAATTTTCCAATTCTATAAATTCGTCCAACTTTTGCTTCAATTTTTCGCAAATTTGTCTCACGGCTTCCTCCCGGGATACTGAAAAAAGAGCCGATTGTCCATGAACAAGACCAAAATTTGCACCTCGTGACTCctctctgaaaaaaaaatatataaactgaaaattcaactaaaagaaattaataaactaaccctgttatatttgaaatgaattcaTCTAGGTAGATATTTGCTTCTTCTAAATAACCCGTATcgacaataatttgaa from Diorhabda sublineata isolate icDioSubl1.1 chromosome 5, icDioSubl1.1, whole genome shotgun sequence encodes the following:
- the LOC130444642 gene encoding aminoacyl tRNA synthase complex-interacting multifunctional protein 1 — translated: MYLRLGHIFFVTKINFRMSGKEAIQRIKQNAQVAKQTIDELKNELNILNNEYNAILTRQLQEENAKLVAAVEDAKNKLIQLEIRNGIKQIPIPNQPLSTFTPEIPDAKPVLKENVQAPTKPKKEKKDTPVNQQKSSNDLPIDVGRLDLRIGKIEDIKRHPDADSLYVLQINVGEEKPRTVCSGLVKYVPMEDLQNKMVVVLCNLKPVKMRGITSEAMVMCAVQTEEGGSIIETIIPPENSNPGDLVHCEGYTRQPDSIMNPKKKIFETVAPDLHTNDTLQVCYKNVPFQVTGKGICHSKTLKNVVVR
- the LOC130444643 gene encoding ATP synthase mitochondrial F1 complex assembly factor 1, which gives rise to MHITSLMRNVLYKASFRVMSKPIMTTPRNLQEVLDDLKGNPFYDKYAEKIAKLHKEDPNELKVRLENANKNKKKKADPIEQPNRQYSQLLQPKEKLLEPTQLKQEKLDSIMKTDLIETKNSEEIKYIWEEYHRKKEHCIAATIPSEDYIKLNENAAKYPTFLFALPRSQGYEFIMCQFAQNTVHFTPLLYYQVHKADAPECLTITHYDEYKDTKGLVLMRGEYDKNIINAQEAQCLANQIQMYYVQHDPEKKKLLEVFTKEPDKFKHTDLIKQIENLSIS